A window from Limisphaera ngatamarikiensis encodes these proteins:
- a CDS encoding type IV pilus twitching motility protein PilT, with translation MRRPELDYILTTMLESQPEVSDLLFTVGKPLQVESYGELKPVEIDPPLGALTPFQTEMVALNLIGDNPWHIESLLRHGSCDAAYTLGDRARFRINVFSQRGHYSVVLRKLNTKIPTLDELKFPEVMKRIPEEKMGLVLVTGATGSGKSTTLAAILNEINRTKAVHIVTLEDPIEFVHQHDKATFNQRELGTDFDTYANGLRAALRQAPKVILVGEMRDQETVKIALSAAETGHLVLSTLHTIDAGQTINRILGMFEPEEQEQIRPRLADALRWVVSQRLVPRIGGGRYALLEIMGTNLRVQETIRLGESEGRTFYEIIEASQPFGWRTFDYSCLEAYENGYITEETAVQYCTKRSVVTRGIDNIRKARGEPTTPLTGLRLKTPSEVTGGGSNPPTLKLKI, from the coding sequence ATGCGCCGACCCGAACTGGACTACATCCTGACCACGATGCTGGAGAGCCAGCCGGAGGTATCCGACCTCCTGTTCACCGTGGGCAAACCCCTGCAGGTGGAGTCGTACGGGGAACTCAAGCCGGTGGAGATCGATCCGCCGCTCGGGGCCCTGACACCGTTCCAGACGGAGATGGTTGCGCTGAACCTGATCGGGGACAATCCCTGGCACATCGAGTCGCTGTTGCGACACGGGTCCTGTGACGCGGCCTACACCCTCGGCGACAGGGCCCGGTTCCGCATCAACGTGTTTTCGCAGCGGGGTCATTACTCGGTGGTGCTGCGCAAGTTGAACACGAAGATTCCGACGCTGGACGAACTGAAGTTCCCCGAGGTGATGAAGCGGATTCCGGAGGAGAAGATGGGGCTGGTGCTTGTGACCGGTGCCACCGGGTCGGGCAAGAGCACCACCCTGGCGGCGATCCTCAACGAGATCAACCGGACGAAGGCGGTGCACATTGTCACGCTGGAGGATCCGATCGAGTTTGTGCACCAGCACGACAAGGCCACGTTCAACCAGCGGGAGCTGGGCACGGATTTTGACACCTACGCCAACGGGTTGCGGGCGGCGTTGCGGCAGGCGCCCAAGGTGATTCTGGTTGGCGAGATGCGGGATCAGGAAACGGTCAAGATTGCCCTGAGCGCGGCCGAGACGGGGCACCTGGTGTTGAGCACGCTGCACACGATTGACGCCGGGCAGACCATCAACCGCATCCTCGGCATGTTCGAGCCGGAGGAACAGGAACAGATCCGGCCGCGCCTGGCCGATGCGTTGCGGTGGGTGGTGAGCCAGCGTTTGGTGCCGCGGATCGGGGGTGGACGTTATGCGCTGCTGGAGATCATGGGGACCAACCTGCGGGTGCAGGAGACGATCCGCCTGGGCGAGAGCGAGGGCAGGACGTTTTACGAAATCATCGAGGCCAGCCAGCCGTTTGGCTGGCGCACCTTTGATTACTCCTGTTTGGAGGCGTACGAGAACGGTTACATCACCGAGGAAACCGCGGTGCAATACTGCACCAAACGGAGCGTGGTCACCCGCGGCATTGACAACATCCGCAAGGCACGGGGTGAACCGACCACGCCGTTGACCGGACTGCGGCTGAAAACGCCCTCCGAGGTGACCGGGGGCGGATCGAACCCACCCACCTTGAAACTGAAGATCTGA